In Oncorhynchus gorbuscha isolate QuinsamMale2020 ecotype Even-year linkage group LG08, OgorEven_v1.0, whole genome shotgun sequence, one genomic interval encodes:
- the LOC124040961 gene encoding cytochrome P450 7A1-like, giving the protein MIITISLIWAVVIGFCCCLWLALGIRKRQPGEPPVENGLIPYLGCALQFGANPLEFLRSRQKKYGHIFTCKIAGKYFHFLCDPFSYHAVIRQGRHLDWKKFHFSTSVKAFGHDSMDPRHGYTTENLHQTFLKTLQGEALPSLIETMMENLQSVMLQSDTLSPSKDRWDVDGIFAFCYKVMFESGYLTLFGKDLGNNKNAARQEAQKALVLNALENFKEFDKIFPALVAGLPIHVFKSAHSARENLAKTMLAENLSKRQNISDLISLRMLLNDTLSTFNDLSKARTHVALLWASQANTLPATFWSLLYMIRSPEAMKAANEEVKKILESSGQRVDHSKPQLTLSREDLDNMPVIDSIIKEAMRLSSASMNVRVAKEDFLLHLDNQESYRIRKDDVIALYPQMLHFDPEIYEDPLTYKYDRYLDDSGQEKTMFYREGRKLRYYYMPFGSGVTKCPGRFFAVHEIKQFLALVLSYFDMELLDSAVKVPPLDQSRAGLGILQPTYDIDFRYKLKTQ; this is encoded by the exons ATGATTATCACCATATCTTTGATTTGGGCAGTGGTGATTGGTTTTTGCTGCTGTCTGTGGCTTGCTCTGGGGATCCGCAAGAG ACAACCAGGTGAGCCTCCGGTGGAGAATGGTTTGATCCCTTACCTCGGCTGTGCCCTCCAGTTTGGAGCCAACCCCCTGGAGTTTCTCCGGAGCCGACAGAAAAAATATGGCCACATCTTCACTTGCAAGATTGCTGGAAAATACTTTCACTTTCTGTGCGACCCTTTCTCCTACCACGCCGTGATCCGCCAAGGCAGGCATCTGGACTGGAAGAAGTTCCACTTCTCTACCTCGGTCAAG gCATTCGGCCATGACAGCATGGACCCCAGACACGGTTACACCACAGAGAACCTCCACCAGACCTTTTTGAAGACCCTGCAGGGCGAAGCCCTCCCCTCACTCATCGAGACCATGATGGAGAACCTACAGTCGGTCATGCTGCAATCCGACACCCTCAGCCCCAGCAAGGACCGCTGGGACGTGGACGGCATCTTTGCCTTCTGCTACAAGGTCATGTTCGAGTCAGGCTACCTGACGCTCTTTGGCAAGGATCTGGGAAACAACAAGAATGCTGCGCGCCAGGAGGCCCAGAAGGCGTTGGTGCTTAACGCTCTAGAGAACTTCAAGGAGTTTGACAAGATCTTCCCGGCTCTGGTGGCTGGCTTGCCAATCCACGTGTTCAAGAGCGCCCACTCTGCCAGGGAGAACCTGGCTAAGACCATGCTGGCCGAGAACTTAAGCAAACGCCAGAACATATCAGACCTGATTTCATTGCGCATGCTTCTAAATGACACGCTGTCCACCTTCAATGACCTGAGCAAGGCCCGCACCCATGTGGCACTGCTGTGGGCCTCACAGGCCAACACACTGCCTGCTACTTTCTGGAGCCTGCTTTACATGATCAG GAGTCCAGAGGCTATGAAGGCAGCCAATGAGGAGGTGAAAAAGATTCTGGAGAGTTCAGGTCAGCGTGTCGACCACAGCAAACCACAACTCACTCTCTCCCGGGAGGACCTGGACAACATGCCTGTAATAG ACAGCATCATTAAGGAGGCCATGCGTCTGTCAAGTGCGTCAATGAACGTCCGAGTGGCTAAAGAGGACTTCCTGCTTCACCTTGACAACCAGGAGTCGTACCGCATCCGCAAAGATGATGTCATCGCCCTCTACCCCCAGATGCTCCACTTTGACCCCGAAATTTACGAGGACCCCTTG ACCTACAAATACGACAGATATTTGGATGACAGTGGCCAAGAAAAGACAATGTTCTACAGGGAGGGGCGCAAACTGCGGTACTATTACATGCCTTTCGGCTCTGGTGTGACCAAGTGCCCCGGGCGCTTCTTCGCAGTGCACGAGATCAAGCAGTTCCTAGCGCTGGTGCTCTCCTACTTCGACATGGAGCTCCTAGACTCAGCCGTTAAAGTGCCTCCTCTCGACCAGTCACGTGCCGGCCTGGGGATCCTGCAACCCACCTATGATATTGACTTCAGATATAAACTGAAAACTCAGTAA